One window of Agromyces rhizosphaerae genomic DNA carries:
- the clpS gene encoding ATP-dependent Clp protease adapter ClpS has translation MAQTIERPDVREETDEASVTASPWVTIVWDDPVNLMTYVSYVFRSYFGFPRHEAEKLMLRVHNEGRAVVATGDRETMERHVAAMHGYGLQATLRRADE, from the coding sequence ATGGCGCAGACGATCGAACGACCCGACGTGCGGGAGGAGACGGACGAGGCATCCGTCACCGCATCGCCGTGGGTCACGATCGTCTGGGACGACCCGGTCAACCTCATGACCTACGTGAGCTACGTCTTCCGCAGCTACTTCGGTTTCCCGCGGCACGAGGCCGAGAAGCTCATGCTGCGGGTGCACAACGAGGGGCGCGCGGTCGTCGCGACCGGCGACCGCGAGACGATGGAGCGCCACGTCGCCGCCATGCACGGCTACGGCCTGCAGGCAACGCTGCGGAGGGCCGACGAGTGA
- a CDS encoding DUF2017 family protein codes for MIVSAAQGLGGVRIVLESEEAMLLAEFAGQVVTVLEQEAHTDPALDRLFPDAYVDDDRASEEFRRYTREDLAQSKRDAAAAVRDATQTEEDRGIVDIELDQAASWGWLTFLTDLRLILAERTGIIADEPDDAEPVTEPITERDGYMRAAYEWVGFVQGSMLEVLDPTNER; via the coding sequence GTGATCGTCTCGGCGGCGCAGGGGCTCGGCGGGGTGCGCATCGTGCTCGAGAGCGAGGAGGCGATGCTGCTCGCGGAGTTCGCCGGGCAGGTCGTGACCGTGCTCGAGCAGGAGGCGCACACCGACCCCGCGCTCGACCGGCTGTTCCCCGACGCGTACGTCGACGACGACCGGGCCTCCGAGGAGTTCCGCCGCTACACCCGCGAGGACCTCGCGCAGTCCAAGCGCGACGCGGCGGCAGCCGTGCGCGACGCGACGCAGACCGAGGAGGACCGCGGCATCGTCGACATCGAGCTCGACCAGGCCGCGTCGTGGGGCTGGCTGACCTTCCTCACCGACCTGCGGCTGATCCTCGCCGAGCGCACCGGCATCATCGCCGACGAGCCCGACGACGCCGAGCCCGTGACCGAGCCGATCACCGAGCGCGACGGGTACATGCGCGCCGCGTACGAGTGGGTCGGCTTCGTGCAGGGGTCGATGCTCGAGGTGCTCGACCCGACGAACGAGCGCTGA
- a CDS encoding heavy metal translocating P-type ATPase: MSTTASNPGPGPALVDVELDITGMTCASCAMRIERKLGKLPGVEASVNYATEKAHVRAPATVATDDLLQVVAAAGYGATVPEPEPEPADADEELRPLRRRLIASAALAAPVVVLSMVPALQFTYWQWVALALTIPVATWGAWPFHRAAAVNARHGAVTMDTLISMGVAAAFGWSLYALFLGDAGEPGMHMTFRLIGPAPGGHDELYLEVAAAVTVFLLAGRYVEARAKRASGAALRALLELGATDAALLVDGAERRVPVRDLVPGDRVVVRPGEKVASDGLVVEGASAVDRSMLTGESVPVEVGPGDRVTGATLNVGGVLVVEITRVGADTELARLGRLLEQAQTGKAPVQRLADRISTVFVPVVIGLALVALAGWLLVGGTPEQAFGAAVATLIIACPCALGLATPTALLVGTGRGAQLGILISGPQVLEQTRAVDTIVLDKTGTVTTGRMRVQQVVPVEGVGADDVLAVAAAAEAGSEHPIARAVVEAAPRTAPAEQFLAHAGLGVQAVVGGRLTTVGRAAWLADAWAIELPESLAEQARRAETDGATVVAVAWDGAARGIIAVADTLKPSSPEAVRRFRDLGLEPVLLTGDNAGAAGAIARALDIDDVHAGVTPEGKLAVVRELQAAGRTVAMVGDGVNDQAALAASDLGIAMGQGTDAARAASDLTVVSGDLRVVADAVRLSRRTLGIIRGNLFWAFAYNATAIPIAMLGLLNPLVAGAAMAASSVFVVGNSLRLRGFRPQG; encoded by the coding sequence ATGAGCACCACCGCCTCGAACCCGGGCCCCGGCCCGGCCCTCGTCGACGTCGAACTCGACATCACGGGCATGACCTGCGCGTCGTGCGCGATGCGCATCGAGCGCAAGCTCGGCAAGCTCCCGGGCGTCGAGGCGTCCGTCAACTACGCGACCGAGAAGGCGCACGTGCGCGCCCCGGCGACGGTCGCGACGGACGACCTGCTCCAGGTGGTCGCCGCGGCCGGCTACGGCGCGACCGTGCCCGAACCCGAGCCGGAACCCGCCGATGCCGACGAGGAACTCCGCCCGCTGCGACGGCGTCTGATCGCGAGCGCCGCCCTCGCCGCGCCCGTGGTCGTGCTCTCGATGGTGCCGGCCCTGCAGTTCACCTACTGGCAGTGGGTTGCGCTCGCCCTCACGATCCCGGTGGCGACCTGGGGCGCCTGGCCGTTCCACCGCGCCGCCGCCGTCAACGCACGGCACGGCGCCGTCACGATGGACACGCTCATCAGCATGGGCGTCGCCGCCGCGTTCGGCTGGTCGCTCTACGCGCTGTTCCTCGGCGACGCGGGCGAGCCCGGCATGCACATGACCTTCCGCCTGATCGGGCCGGCGCCCGGCGGCCACGACGAGCTCTACCTCGAGGTCGCGGCGGCCGTCACGGTGTTCCTGCTCGCGGGCCGGTACGTCGAGGCCCGCGCGAAGCGCGCGTCGGGCGCCGCCCTCCGTGCGCTGCTCGAGCTGGGGGCGACGGATGCCGCGCTGCTCGTCGACGGCGCCGAGCGACGCGTGCCCGTGCGCGACCTCGTTCCGGGCGACCGGGTCGTCGTCCGCCCCGGCGAGAAGGTCGCCTCCGACGGCCTCGTCGTCGAGGGGGCATCCGCCGTCGACCGCAGCATGCTGACGGGCGAGTCCGTGCCCGTGGAGGTCGGCCCCGGCGATCGCGTCACCGGCGCCACGCTCAACGTCGGCGGCGTGCTCGTGGTCGAGATCACGCGTGTCGGCGCCGACACCGAGCTGGCACGCCTCGGGCGCCTCCTCGAGCAGGCGCAGACCGGCAAGGCGCCGGTGCAGCGCCTCGCCGATCGCATCTCGACCGTCTTCGTGCCGGTCGTGATCGGCCTCGCGCTCGTCGCCCTCGCCGGCTGGCTGCTCGTCGGCGGCACCCCCGAGCAGGCGTTCGGCGCTGCCGTCGCGACGCTCATCATCGCCTGCCCGTGCGCGCTCGGACTCGCCACCCCCACCGCGCTGCTCGTCGGCACCGGGCGCGGCGCGCAGCTCGGCATCCTCATCAGCGGGCCGCAGGTGCTCGAGCAGACCCGCGCGGTCGACACGATCGTGCTCGACAAGACGGGCACGGTGACCACGGGTCGGATGCGGGTGCAGCAGGTCGTCCCCGTCGAGGGCGTCGGGGCCGACGACGTGCTCGCGGTCGCCGCCGCGGCGGAGGCGGGCTCGGAGCATCCGATCGCCCGCGCCGTCGTCGAGGCCGCCCCGCGCACCGCACCGGCCGAGCAGTTCCTCGCCCACGCGGGCCTCGGCGTGCAGGCGGTCGTCGGCGGACGCCTCACGACCGTGGGCCGCGCCGCGTGGCTCGCCGACGCGTGGGCGATCGAGCTGCCCGAGTCCCTCGCCGAGCAGGCGCGGCGCGCCGAGACCGACGGTGCGACCGTCGTGGCGGTGGCGTGGGACGGCGCGGCGCGCGGCATCATCGCGGTCGCCGACACGCTGAAGCCCAGCTCGCCCGAGGCAGTGCGCCGGTTCCGCGACCTCGGCCTCGAGCCCGTGCTGCTCACCGGCGACAACGCGGGCGCGGCCGGCGCGATCGCGCGGGCCCTCGACATCGACGACGTGCACGCGGGCGTGACCCCCGAGGGCAAGCTCGCGGTCGTGCGCGAGCTGCAGGCGGCCGGCCGCACGGTCGCGATGGTCGGCGACGGCGTCAACGACCAGGCCGCGCTCGCGGCATCCGACCTCGGCATCGCCATGGGCCAGGGCACGGATGCGGCCAGGGCGGCGTCCGACCTCACGGTCGTGTCGGGCGACCTGCGCGTCGTCGCCGACGCCGTGCGGCTGTCGCGCCGCACGCTCGGCATCATCCGCGGCAACCTGTTCTGGGCCTTCGCCTACAACGCCACGGCGATCCCGATCGCGATGCTCGGGCTGCTCAACCCGCTCGTCGCGGGCGCGGCGATGGCCGCGTCGAGCGTGTTCGTCGTGGGCAACAGCCTGCGCCTGCGCGGGTTCCGTCCGCAGGGCTGA
- a CDS encoding heavy-metal-associated domain-containing protein: protein MTETTRTELPLVQSGAAAGGCCGGGSCGCGHGASAATSTASGAATAEFLVDGMTCGHCVSSVTEELSEIAGVEQVSVDLRPDGASRVTVASSAPLAAQDVRAAVEDAGYRLSTGA from the coding sequence ATGACCGAGACCACCCGCACCGAACTCCCCCTCGTCCAGTCGGGCGCGGCAGCCGGCGGCTGCTGCGGCGGCGGCAGCTGCGGATGCGGTCACGGCGCGTCCGCCGCGACGAGCACGGCGTCCGGGGCGGCCACGGCCGAGTTCCTCGTCGACGGCATGACCTGCGGGCACTGCGTCTCGAGCGTCACCGAGGAGCTCTCCGAGATCGCGGGCGTCGAGCAGGTGTCGGTCGACCTGCGCCCCGACGGCGCCTCGCGCGTGACCGTCGCGTCCTCGGCTCCGCTCGCCGCGCAGGACGTGCGCGCCGCCGTCGAGGATGCCGGCTACCGCCTCTCGACCGGCGCCTGA
- a CDS encoding SHOCT domain-containing protein, translated as MDDYGFWALISFLLAGLVFVAYLFVLVAVLGDLFSDHSLNGWWKAAWMLFLVLVPFVAGLVYVIARGHGMAERRAASRRATAPPRAEYSPHVNAPPSPSDQIARAKSMVDAGTLTPEEYEELKARTLGEG; from the coding sequence ATGGACGACTACGGTTTCTGGGCGCTGATCAGCTTCCTGCTGGCGGGCCTCGTGTTCGTGGCCTACCTGTTCGTGCTGGTGGCGGTGCTGGGAGACCTGTTCAGCGACCACTCGCTGAACGGCTGGTGGAAGGCCGCCTGGATGCTCTTCCTCGTGCTCGTGCCGTTCGTCGCGGGGCTGGTCTACGTGATCGCGCGCGGGCACGGCATGGCCGAGCGGCGGGCGGCATCGCGGCGGGCGACCGCACCCCCGCGCGCGGAGTACTCGCCGCACGTGAACGCGCCGCCGTCGCCGTCGGACCAGATCGCGCGGGCGAAGTCGATGGTCGATGCGGGCACCCTCACGCCCGAGGAGTACGAGGAGCTGAAGGCCCGCACGCTCGGCGAGGGCTGA
- a CDS encoding GAP family protein has product MGAVIGSILPLAVGIAISPIPIVAAILMLLSPRAKGTSIGFLAGWIVGISLATTVFTLLSAALPERDEDASRPVTAVVQLVLGLGLLVVALRQWRGRPADGEEPDLPKWMGAIDTMTAVRGLGLGVLLSAVNPKNLLLAAGGGVEIGGAGLDVGAVVVCVVVFTALAASTVAVPVVGYLVASAAMTEPLGRLREWLVQHNASIMAVLLLVLGVVLIGKGVANF; this is encoded by the coding sequence GTGGGTGCAGTGATCGGCTCCATCCTCCCGCTCGCGGTCGGCATCGCGATCAGCCCGATCCCGATCGTCGCCGCCATCCTCATGCTGCTCTCGCCGAGGGCGAAGGGCACGAGCATCGGCTTCCTCGCCGGCTGGATCGTGGGCATCTCACTGGCCACGACGGTCTTCACGCTGCTCTCGGCCGCGCTGCCGGAGCGCGACGAGGATGCCTCGCGCCCGGTCACCGCCGTCGTGCAGCTCGTGCTCGGGCTCGGCCTCCTCGTCGTCGCGCTGCGCCAGTGGCGGGGCAGGCCCGCGGACGGGGAGGAGCCCGACCTGCCGAAGTGGATGGGCGCGATCGACACGATGACCGCCGTGCGGGGTCTCGGGCTCGGCGTGCTGCTCTCGGCGGTGAACCCGAAGAACCTGCTGCTCGCGGCGGGTGGCGGCGTCGAGATCGGCGGGGCGGGCCTCGACGTCGGGGCGGTCGTGGTGTGCGTGGTCGTGTTCACCGCGCTGGCCGCGAGCACGGTGGCGGTGCCGGTGGTGGGCTACCTCGTGGCATCCGCCGCCATGACCGAGCCGCTCGGACGGCTGCGCGAGTGGCTGGTGCAGCACAACGCGTCGATCATGGCGGTGCTGCTGCTCGTGCTCGGCGTCGTGCTGATCGGCAAGGGCGTCGCGAACTTCTAG
- a CDS encoding AI-2E family transporter — protein sequence MDAAAGSARSEPGPSRRTSPILVAAAAVVVLAGVSFAREVAAPLALAAVIVIIVHPVRRPLERRGWPRWAATTVVIVVAYLILAVLAAMLAFAGVRFGVLVVDYFSELNDTTQQIIAWLSSLGLQDQAADALASVLDPGFLFGVAETVSGWVLGILTAFFFVLAYVIFMAADAARLSDAHAAFRGMRDATLERFERYASNVRRYFVVNASFGAVVAIIDGIALWAVGVPAPTVWAILAFVTNFIPNIGFVLGLVPPAILALVVGGWPLMLVVIAIYSVVNVVLQVLVQPKFVADAVSLSLTLSFFSVIFWTFVIGPLGAILAIPLTLLARALLLEGDPRLTWARWLSGDRDVAPAGDVAGSGAADDGDGTDAADEPPPTPRAGAGAEPEPATATVADGDPDDEEAR from the coding sequence ATGGATGCCGCTGCGGGGAGCGCCCGATCCGAGCCCGGACCGTCGCGACGGACCAGCCCGATCCTCGTGGCGGCCGCCGCCGTCGTCGTGCTGGCGGGCGTCTCGTTCGCGCGCGAGGTCGCGGCGCCGCTCGCGCTCGCCGCGGTGATCGTCATCATCGTGCATCCGGTGCGTCGCCCGCTCGAGCGCCGGGGGTGGCCGCGCTGGGCCGCCACGACGGTGGTCATCGTGGTCGCCTACCTGATCCTGGCTGTGCTGGCGGCGATGCTCGCCTTCGCGGGCGTCCGCTTCGGCGTGCTCGTCGTCGACTACTTCTCCGAGCTGAACGACACGACCCAGCAGATCATCGCCTGGCTCTCGTCGCTCGGGCTCCAGGACCAGGCGGCCGACGCGCTGGCATCGGTGCTCGACCCGGGGTTCCTGTTCGGCGTCGCCGAGACCGTGTCGGGGTGGGTGCTCGGCATCCTCACGGCGTTCTTCTTCGTGCTCGCCTACGTGATCTTCATGGCCGCGGATGCCGCACGCCTGAGCGACGCGCACGCGGCGTTCCGCGGGATGCGCGACGCCACGCTCGAGCGGTTCGAGCGCTACGCGTCGAACGTGCGCCGGTACTTCGTGGTCAACGCGAGCTTCGGCGCCGTCGTCGCGATCATCGACGGCATCGCGCTGTGGGCCGTGGGCGTGCCGGCGCCGACGGTGTGGGCGATCCTCGCGTTCGTGACGAACTTCATCCCGAACATCGGGTTCGTGCTGGGGCTCGTGCCGCCCGCCATCCTCGCCCTCGTGGTCGGCGGCTGGCCGCTGATGCTCGTCGTCATCGCGATCTACAGCGTCGTGAACGTCGTGCTGCAGGTGCTCGTGCAGCCGAAGTTCGTCGCCGACGCGGTGAGCCTGTCGCTCACGCTGAGCTTCTTCTCGGTCATCTTCTGGACCTTCGTGATCGGGCCGCTCGGCGCGATCCTCGCGATCCCGCTCACGCTGCTCGCACGTGCGCTCCTGCTGGAGGGCGATCCGCGGCTCACCTGGGCGAGGTGGCTGTCGGGCGATCGCGACGTGGCGCCCGCCGGCGACGTCGCCGGATCCGGGGCTGCGGACGACGGGGACGGGACGGATGCCGCGGACGAGCCGCCGCCGACGCCGCGCGCCGGGGCCGGAGCCGAGCCCGAGCCCGCGACCGCGACCGTCGCCGACGGCGACCCGGACGACGAGGAGGCGCGATGA
- a CDS encoding nitroreductase family deazaflavin-dependent oxidoreductase: protein MPLTGEYAPSTAEWARTQAETYEATDGQEAGTLRGVPVIVLTSKGAKSGKLRKTALMRVEHAGEYAVVASKGGDPKHPVWYWNLKAHPLVELQDGAVKRDYTAREVTDDERETWWARAAEVWPDYDAYQTRTDRQIPVFVLTPVE from the coding sequence ATGCCGTTGACCGGAGAGTACGCACCCAGCACCGCCGAGTGGGCCCGCACACAGGCCGAGACCTACGAGGCCACCGACGGCCAGGAGGCCGGGACCCTGCGCGGGGTGCCCGTGATCGTGCTCACCTCGAAGGGCGCGAAGAGCGGCAAGCTCCGCAAGACCGCCCTCATGCGCGTCGAGCACGCCGGCGAGTACGCGGTCGTCGCCTCGAAGGGCGGCGACCCGAAGCATCCGGTCTGGTACTGGAACCTCAAGGCGCACCCGCTGGTCGAGCTGCAGGACGGCGCGGTCAAGCGCGATTACACGGCCCGCGAGGTCACCGACGACGAGCGCGAGACGTGGTGGGCCCGGGCCGCCGAGGTGTGGCCCGACTACGACGCGTACCAGACCCGTACCGACCGGCAGATCCCGGTCTTCGTGCTCACGCCGGTCGAGTAG
- a CDS encoding aspartate aminotransferase family protein translates to MTHTATDAPSQALLADDLQRHLVRFGGSFTPELIARAEGSFVFTESGRRVLDFTSGQMSAILGHSHPEIVATVQRQVATLDHLFSGMLSRPVIELSERIAASLPDPLERVLLLTTGAESNEAAVRMAKLVTGKHEIVSFARSWHGMTGAAAAATYSSGRKGYGPVAPGNIAIPTPDSYRPDIVGPGGGLDWRRQLDLAFDLVDAQSTGALAACLVEPILSSGGVIEPPPGYFAALAQKCRERGMLLILDEAQTGLCRTGTWYAFERDGVVPDILTLSKTLGAGLPLAAVVTSDEIERTAHERGYLFFTTHVNDPLVAAVGNTVFDVLERDRMDERATHLGGVLREGLLELQRRHEVVGDVRGRGLLQGLELVTDRETKQGADALGAEVTRRCFALGLHMNVVQLPGMGGTFRIAPPLTSTEAELALGLEILDRALAEATA, encoded by the coding sequence ATGACCCACACCGCAACGGACGCACCGTCGCAGGCGCTCCTCGCCGACGACCTGCAGCGCCACCTCGTCCGCTTCGGCGGCAGCTTCACCCCGGAGCTCATCGCGCGCGCCGAGGGCAGCTTCGTGTTCACCGAGTCGGGCCGCCGCGTGCTCGACTTCACCTCCGGCCAGATGAGCGCGATCCTCGGGCACTCGCACCCCGAGATCGTCGCGACCGTGCAGCGCCAGGTCGCGACGCTCGACCACCTGTTCAGCGGCATGCTCTCGCGCCCGGTGATCGAGCTCTCCGAGCGCATCGCCGCCTCGCTGCCGGACCCGCTCGAGCGCGTGCTGCTGCTCACCACCGGCGCCGAGTCGAACGAGGCGGCCGTGCGCATGGCGAAGCTGGTGACCGGCAAGCACGAGATCGTGTCGTTCGCGCGCTCCTGGCACGGCATGACCGGCGCCGCGGCCGCGGCCACCTACAGCTCCGGCCGGAAGGGCTACGGCCCCGTCGCGCCCGGCAACATCGCGATCCCGACGCCCGACTCGTACCGACCCGACATCGTCGGCCCCGGCGGCGGGCTCGACTGGCGCCGGCAGCTCGACCTCGCGTTCGACCTCGTCGACGCGCAGTCGACCGGTGCGCTCGCGGCGTGCCTGGTCGAGCCGATCCTGAGTTCCGGCGGCGTGATCGAGCCGCCGCCCGGGTACTTCGCCGCGCTGGCGCAGAAGTGCCGCGAGCGCGGCATGCTGCTCATCCTCGACGAGGCGCAGACCGGGCTCTGCCGCACCGGCACCTGGTACGCGTTCGAGCGCGACGGCGTCGTGCCCGACATCCTCACCCTGTCGAAGACGCTCGGCGCGGGACTGCCGCTCGCCGCGGTCGTGACGAGCGACGAGATCGAGCGCACCGCGCACGAGCGCGGCTACCTGTTCTTCACCACGCACGTGAACGACCCGCTCGTCGCCGCGGTGGGCAACACGGTGTTCGACGTGCTCGAGCGCGACCGCATGGACGAGCGGGCGACCCACCTCGGCGGGGTGCTGCGCGAGGGCCTGCTCGAGCTGCAGCGCCGCCACGAGGTGGTCGGCGACGTGCGCGGCCGCGGACTGCTGCAGGGACTCGAACTGGTGACCGACCGCGAGACGAAGCAGGGGGCCGACGCCCTCGGCGCCGAGGTCACGCGCCGCTGCTTCGCGCTCGGCCTGCACATGAACGTCGTGCAGCTGCCCGGCATGGGCGGCACCTTCCGCATCGCGCCGCCGCTCACGAGCACCGAGGCGGAACTCGCACTCGGCCTGGAGATCCTCGACCGCGCGCTCGCCGAGGCGACCGCCTGA
- a CDS encoding ATP-dependent Clp protease ATP-binding subunit, with protein MQGAPSSQEEQQSALEQFGVNLTAIAKSGKLDPVIGRDAEIRRVSQVLTRRTKNNPVLIGEPGVGKTAVVEGLAQRIVAGDVADSLKDKELVSLDISALVAGAMYRGQFEERLKSVLKEINEAEGRIITFVDELHLLMGAGGGEGSVAASNMLKPMLARGELRLIGATTLDEYREYIEKDAALERRFQQVYVGEPSVEDTVAILRGLKGRYEAHHGVTITDAALVAAASLSNRYISARQLPDKAIDLVDEAMSRLKMEIESSPVEIDELQRQVDRMKLEELALKKEKDDASKERLASLRETLVEQERQLATLRERWDRERMSLNRVGDLKKALDEARTERDLAMRAADYAKASKLEYETIARLERDLAEAERAEEAPDEPRMVNEQVTDEDIAAVIAAWTGIPVGRLLQGETEKLLALETELGKRLIGQQTAVAAVADAVRRSRAGISDPNRPTGSFLFLGPTGVGKTELAKALAEFLFDDEHAMVRIDMSEYGEKFSVSRLVGAPPGYVGYEQGGQLTEAVRRRPYSVILLDEVEKAHPEVFDVLLQVLDDGRLTDGQGRTVDFRNTILILTSNLGSQFLIDPALSWDEKEAAVRDTVRQAFKPEFVNRLDDIVVFSSLSEAELGEIVNLSIDRLEQRLHERRLELGVTPDARAWLAERGYDPIYGARPLRRLMQHEIDDRLARALLSGEVRDGDTVRVELAEDGEGLVVARADAAVPAA; from the coding sequence ATGCAGGGTGCGCCGAGCTCGCAGGAGGAGCAGCAGTCGGCGCTCGAACAGTTCGGCGTGAACCTCACCGCCATCGCGAAGAGCGGCAAGCTCGACCCGGTGATCGGCCGTGACGCCGAGATCCGCCGCGTCAGCCAGGTGCTGACCCGGCGCACCAAGAACAACCCGGTGCTCATCGGCGAGCCCGGCGTCGGCAAGACCGCCGTCGTCGAGGGCCTCGCGCAGCGCATCGTCGCGGGCGACGTCGCCGACTCCCTCAAGGACAAGGAGCTCGTCTCCCTCGACATCTCGGCGCTCGTCGCCGGCGCGATGTACCGCGGCCAGTTCGAGGAGCGCCTGAAGAGCGTGCTCAAGGAGATCAACGAGGCCGAGGGCCGCATCATCACCTTCGTCGACGAGCTGCACCTGCTCATGGGCGCGGGCGGCGGCGAGGGCTCGGTCGCGGCGTCGAACATGCTGAAGCCCATGCTCGCGCGCGGCGAGCTGCGCCTCATCGGCGCGACCACGCTCGACGAGTACCGCGAGTACATCGAGAAGGACGCCGCGCTCGAGCGCCGCTTCCAGCAGGTGTACGTCGGCGAGCCCAGCGTCGAGGACACGGTGGCGATCCTGCGCGGGCTCAAGGGCCGGTACGAGGCCCACCACGGCGTCACGATCACGGATGCCGCGCTGGTCGCGGCCGCCTCGCTCTCGAACCGCTACATCTCTGCACGCCAGCTGCCCGACAAGGCCATCGACCTCGTCGACGAGGCGATGAGCCGGCTGAAGATGGAGATCGAGTCGTCGCCCGTCGAGATCGACGAGCTGCAGCGCCAGGTCGACCGCATGAAGCTCGAGGAGCTCGCGCTCAAGAAGGAGAAGGACGACGCCTCGAAGGAGCGCCTCGCGTCGCTGCGGGAGACGCTCGTCGAGCAGGAGCGCCAGCTCGCGACCCTGCGCGAGCGGTGGGACCGCGAGCGGATGAGCCTCAACCGCGTCGGCGACCTGAAGAAGGCGCTCGACGAGGCGCGCACCGAGCGCGACCTCGCGATGCGCGCGGCCGACTACGCGAAGGCGTCGAAGCTCGAGTACGAGACGATCGCGCGCCTCGAGCGCGACCTGGCCGAGGCCGAGCGCGCCGAGGAGGCGCCCGACGAGCCCCGCATGGTCAACGAGCAGGTCACCGACGAGGACATCGCCGCGGTGATCGCCGCGTGGACCGGCATCCCGGTGGGCCGCCTGCTGCAGGGCGAGACCGAGAAGCTGCTGGCGCTCGAGACCGAGCTCGGCAAGCGGCTCATCGGCCAGCAGACCGCGGTCGCGGCGGTCGCCGACGCGGTGCGCCGCTCCCGCGCCGGCATCAGCGACCCGAACCGCCCGACCGGCTCGTTCCTGTTCCTCGGGCCGACGGGCGTCGGCAAGACCGAGCTCGCCAAGGCGCTCGCCGAGTTCCTCTTCGACGACGAGCACGCCATGGTGCGCATCGACATGTCCGAGTACGGCGAGAAGTTCTCGGTGTCGCGCCTCGTCGGCGCGCCCCCCGGCTACGTCGGGTACGAGCAGGGCGGGCAGCTGACCGAGGCCGTGCGCCGGCGGCCATACTCGGTGATCCTGCTCGACGAGGTCGAGAAGGCCCACCCAGAGGTCTTCGACGTGCTGCTGCAGGTGCTCGACGACGGCCGCCTGACCGACGGCCAGGGGCGCACGGTGGACTTCCGGAACACCATCCTGATCCTCACCTCGAACCTCGGCTCGCAGTTCCTCATCGATCCCGCGCTCTCGTGGGACGAGAAGGAGGCCGCCGTGCGCGATACGGTGCGGCAGGCGTTCAAGCCCGAGTTCGTGAACCGGCTCGACGACATCGTCGTCTTCTCGTCGCTGTCGGAGGCGGAGCTCGGCGAGATCGTGAACCTGTCGATCGACCGGCTCGAGCAGCGGCTGCACGAGCGGCGCCTCGAGCTGGGCGTCACGCCCGACGCGCGGGCCTGGCTCGCCGAGCGCGGGTACGACCCGATCTACGGCGCACGCCCGCTGCGACGCCTCATGCAGCACGAGATCGACGACCGGCTGGCGCGGGCGCTGCTCTCGGGCGAGGTGCGCGACGGCGACACGGTGCGCGTGGAGCTCGCCGAGGACGGCGAGGGCCTCGTCGTCGCGCGAGCCGACGCGGCCGTGCCCGCGGCGTAG
- a CDS encoding aromatic ring-opening dioxygenase LigA, whose translation MAETGTSTIALSGGQSTAVKIFGWLGVVGGALLIIVGIVAWIAVSNQLRAENIIVPDDASAFQGQQVAGPLTAFVQADIINHHALEASGGATYAELDREDPVRDTMMNASFLRASLFTSVVSFGIALFAAGVGVMFILFGIALIMIAPSRKTAAA comes from the coding sequence ATGGCCGAGACAGGGACCAGTACGATCGCGCTCTCCGGCGGGCAGTCGACCGCCGTCAAGATCTTCGGATGGCTCGGCGTCGTGGGCGGCGCGCTGCTCATCATCGTCGGCATCGTCGCGTGGATCGCGGTGTCGAACCAGCTCCGCGCGGAGAACATCATCGTGCCCGACGACGCCTCCGCGTTCCAGGGCCAGCAGGTCGCCGGGCCGCTCACCGCGTTCGTGCAGGCCGACATCATCAACCACCACGCCCTCGAGGCGAGCGGCGGCGCCACCTACGCCGAGCTCGACCGCGAGGACCCGGTGCGCGACACCATGATGAACGCGTCGTTCCTGCGGGCGTCGCTGTTCACGTCGGTCGTCTCGTTCGGCATCGCGCTGTTCGCGGCCGGGGTCGGCGTGATGTTCATCCTGTTCGGCATCGCGCTGATCATGATCGCACCGTCGCGCAAGACCGCCGCAGCGTGA